A genomic stretch from Thermovirga sp. includes:
- a CDS encoding AI-2E family transporter, with the protein MKPQGQWGVYLPFIVVFAMLSVLSFTVSFPLLRPLAWSSLLSFFAYPLYLLIYRKGFSCKWSNLAAGITTAAILLVLVVPAGLMGTLIAREGIRLYGRVADLLLQFEGVEMPTLLEMLPHWLSVRLTPYVEHFEYIGDAFRQSGRWFATYIASVSRGFLSNAFRMFYQLIVIAVASFFMLRDGHKILDYVREILPLSLSEREEIFGKAEQILQSVVYGITFTAGIQAVLGGFGWWWVGLPSPLLFAGAMFLLAIIPFVGTPLVLLPGAAYLFAEGKTGSAIFLALWAMLVVSAIDNFIRPLFISEGSKVHILIVFTGVVGGLATWGFIGIFVGPLILSMFFFFLDGYRKIWQDMRQDN; encoded by the coding sequence GTGGGGAGTATACCTGCCCTTCATCGTGGTCTTCGCCATGCTCTCCGTGCTCTCCTTCACGGTGTCCTTCCCGCTCCTGCGGCCCCTCGCCTGGTCGTCGCTTCTGTCATTCTTTGCCTATCCCCTTTACCTGCTGATCTACAGGAAGGGGTTCTCCTGCAAGTGGTCGAACCTTGCGGCAGGGATAACCACCGCGGCAATCCTGCTGGTCCTGGTGGTCCCCGCGGGCCTCATGGGAACGCTGATCGCCAGGGAAGGGATCAGGCTTTACGGCAGGGTGGCCGACCTCCTCCTGCAGTTCGAGGGGGTGGAAATGCCCACGCTGCTCGAGATGCTCCCCCATTGGCTCTCGGTGAGGCTCACGCCCTACGTGGAGCACTTCGAGTACATCGGCGATGCCTTCCGGCAGTCCGGAAGGTGGTTCGCTACCTACATCGCCTCCGTCTCCCGAGGGTTCCTGAGCAACGCCTTCCGGATGTTCTACCAGTTGATCGTCATAGCCGTGGCCTCCTTCTTCATGCTCAGGGACGGTCACAAGATCCTTGACTATGTCAGGGAGATACTGCCCCTTTCGCTTAGCGAAAGAGAGGAGATATTCGGCAAGGCAGAGCAGATTCTACAGTCGGTAGTCTATGGCATCACTTTCACGGCGGGCATACAGGCCGTCCTTGGAGGATTCGGATGGTGGTGGGTGGGGCTGCCCAGCCCTCTCCTTTTCGCGGGAGCCATGTTCCTTCTTGCCATCATCCCCTTCGTGGGTACGCCCCTCGTCCTCCTCCCCGGGGCCGCCTACCTCTTCGCGGAGGGCAAGACGGGTTCGGCCATTTTCCTGGCCCTTTGGGCGATGCTCGTGGTGAGCGCCATCGATAACTTCATACGGCCCTTGTTTATCTCCGAGGGGAGCAAGGTACATATCCTGATAGTCTTCACCGGGGTCGTCGGGGGCCTCGCCACCTGGGGCTTCATAGGCATTTTTGTCGGGCCCCTTATCCTTTCGATGTTCTTTTTCTTCCTTGACGGTTACAGAAAGATCTGGCAGGACATGCGGCAAGATAACTGA